In Astatotilapia calliptera chromosome 20, fAstCal1.2, whole genome shotgun sequence, one genomic interval encodes:
- the pkp1a gene encoding plakophilin-1: MMAPEPLRSATTIRVAEDTSLALPSDNKLRSGQQRVLDQVHSIKRSKSKHGKSVRAPSPTSPPLPSFTKQTDFASFRYSPSKANGTFRSKSTMSAGTTKETSRTLSTRNSGGRYMSTSGVWEENISASTWPKTPNGIKPSKSDPALAPPFSPATGPGMRIKGQMAQGQSTFQTRTNRHSVSSVTNGNAITSSQSRIVRMPSTQSQHEGKMGTIKMESKSMMNIPDLTLKEAVEFLGSSEESYQQWGATFIQHTTYTDESAKSEVFQLGGIPTLVALLRSGNPQVCQVAAGALRNLVFKNQNNKLEVQRCGGIAKALQLLKETDSTETQKQITGLLWNLSSANELKEELAATALPALTQCVVVPYTSLSDSGPSSYIDPSVFSSATGCLRNLSSGRGGQRQAMRSCPGLIDSLMSYMKSCVAEQNPDDSSLENCACILHNLSYKLEQESPVSFINYNPSRDAQHEKSPTIGCFSPKSSKAQKTFSFDTVDASPPSGVKWLSHPKAIDTYLSLLESSENKATLEACCGALQNLTASKGNGSDAVSQILVSKSRDLSQFGPLLKPSNPKLQNTALSLLGNMSRTDSLQGTMAKQILPQLVELLQGGPSQLGNSDESVAAACNTVLRLMSANSDTSKKVINNAVIRSLFDLSEDKKLTKGSSAASLLLYSIWQDKNLQSSMKKMGLTKSAFINDNITHVVSQLEGQ; this comes from the exons ATGATGGCTCCGGAGCCGCTGCGATCAGCGACAACCATCCGGGTCGCGGAGGATACTTCGCTCGCGCTGCCCTCCGACAACAAGTTGCGGTCGGGACAGCAGCGCGTGCTGGACCAGGTCCACAGCATTAAGAGGAGCAAGTCCAAACACGGCAAGAGTGTCAGAGCTCCTTCTCCTACAA gtcCACCTCTGCCGTCtttcacaaaacaaacagatttcgCCTCGTTCAGATATTCTCCATCCAAAGCAAATGGCACCTTCCGCAGCAAATCCACTATGTCTGCTGGCACCACGAAGGAG ACGAGTCGTACTCTATCCACTAGAAATTCTGGAGGAAGATATATGAGTACCTCCGGTGTTTGGGAAGAGAATATCAGTGCCTCCACCTGGCCAAAGACTCCCAATGGGATAAAACCCAGTAAGAGTGACCCTGCCTTGGCTCCACCTTTTTCTCCTGCCACTGGACCTGGCATG AGAATAAAAGGACAGATGGCACAGGGCCAAAGCACCTTTCAAACTCGAACAAACAGACACAGTGTTTCATCAGTGACTAACGGTAATGCGATCACCAGCAGCCAGTCGCGCATAGTCCGGATGCCCTCCACCCAGTCTCAACATGAGGGCAAGATGGGTACCATCAAAATGGAGAGTAAATCAAT GATGAACATTCCAGACCTGACCCTAAAGGAGGCTGTAGAGTTTTTGGGTAGCAGTGAGGAAAGTTACCAGCAGTGGGGAGCAACATTCATCCAACACACCACCTACACCGACGAGTCTGCCAAATCAGAG gtTTTCCAACTCGGGGGCATTCCTACTCTGGTGGCCCTGCTGAGAAGCGGCAATCCTCAGGTGTGCCAGGTTGCTGCTGGAGCTCTGAGGAACCTGGTGTTCAAGaaccaaaataacaaactgGAGGTTCAGCGCTGTGGTGGTATAGCGAAGGCCCTTCAGCTGCTAAAGGAAACAGATTCTACTGAGACCCAGAAACAAATTACCG GCCTGCTGTGGAACCTGTCCTCTGCCAACGAGCTGAAGGAAGAGCTTGCAGCTACAGCACTGCCCGCCCTGACTCAATGTGTGGTGGTGCCTTACACAAGCTTGTCAGACAGCGGTCCGAGTAGCTACATTGACCCCTCTGTCTTCAGCTCTGCCACAGGGTGCCTGCG GAACTTGAGCTCTGGTCGGGGTGGACAGAGGCAGGCAATGAGAAGCTGTCCTGGCCTTATCGACTCCCTCATGAGTTACATGAAGTCCTGTGTGGCAGAGCAAAACCCCGATGACTCG TCCTTGGAGAACTGTGCATGCATCCTCCATAACTTGTCCTACAAACTGGAGCAAGAGTCCCCCGTGAGTTTCATAAACTACAACCCAAGTAGAGATGCCCAACACGAGAAAAGCCCCACAATTGGATGCTTCAGCCCTAAGAGCAGCAAGGCCCAAAAGACG TTCTCCTTTGATACTGTGGATGCTAGCCCTCCATCAGGTGTTAAGTGGTTGTCCCATCCCAAAGCTATAGACACCTACCTGTCCCTCCTGGAATCGTCCGAGAACAAAGCCACTCTAGAGGCCTGCTGTGGTGCTCTGCAGAACCTCACTGCCAGCAAGGGAAAC GGGTCAGATGCTGTGAGCCAAATTTTGGTTAGTAAGTCCAGAGATCTGAGTCAATTTGGACCTCTGCTGAAGCCATCTAACCCGAAGCTTCAGAACACTGCCTTGTCCTTGTTGGGTAACATGTCTCGGACCGACAGTTTGCAAGGCACCATGG cAAAGCAGATCTTGCCTCAGCTCGTAGAACTCCTGCAGGGTGGGCCCAGTCAGTTGGGAAATTCTGACGAGTCTGTAGCAGCAGCTTGCAACACAGTGCTAAGACTGATGTCAGCAAACAGTGACACCAGCAAGAAGGTCATCAATAATGCCGTTATTCGGTCGCTATTTGACCTCAGTGAAGACAA gaaACTTACCAAGGGAAGCAGCGCAGCCTCGCTGCTGCTGTACAGCATATGGCAAGACAAGAATTTGCAAAGCTCTATGAAAAAG ATGGGGTTGACCAAATCAGCCTTCATCAACGACAACATAACCCACGTGGTCTCGCAGCTCGAAGGACAGTGA
- the tnnt2a gene encoding troponin T type 2a (cardiac) isoform X2: protein MSDNEEVVEEYEEEVEEEEAAEEEQGVDEEEEQEEEEEEEEAPQEEDKPAAEEEANEEQDGEGEAEEGEEEEAKPKFKPFIMPNLIPPKIPDGERVDFDDIHRKRMEKDLMELQTLIEVHFESRKKEEEELVQLKERIEKRRSERAEQHRIRSERDKERQKRLEDERIRKEEEEAKKRAEDDAKKKKTLTSLHFGGYMQKLTDKRSGKRQTEREKKKKILNERRKSLDIENMSQERLKEKAKELWEWIQQLEAEKFDLQYQFSRQKYEINVLRNRVSDHQKTSKRTKRGLRK, encoded by the exons ATGTCAGACAACGAGGAAGTGGTGGAGGAGTATGAGGA GGAGGTGGAAG AAGAGGAGGCCGCTGAAG AGGAGCAAGGGgtagatgaggaggaggagcaggaggaggaggaggaagaggaag AGGCTCCACAGGAGGAAGACAAACCTGCTGCAGAAGAGGAGGCCAACGAAGAACAAG ATGGAGAAGGCGaagcagaggagggagaag aggaggaagcaaagcCCAAATTCAA GCCATTCATCATGCCAAACCTTATTCCCCCTAAGATCCCAGACGGCGAGAGGGTGGATTTTGAT GATATACATCGCAAGAGAATGGAGAAGGACCTGATGGAGCTTCAAACTCTAATCGAGGTTCACTTCGAAAGcagaaagaaggaagaagaagagctcGTTCAGCTCAAAGAAAGGATT GAGAAGCGTCGCTCTGAGCGAGCAGAGCAGCACAGAATTCGCAGCGAGCGAGATAAAGAGCGACAGAAGCGTCTTGAG GATGAGAGGATTcgcaaggaggaggaggaggccaagAAGAGGGCAGAGGAtgatgcaaagaaaaagaaaaccctcACCAGCCTCCACTTTGGAGGTTACATGCAAAAGCTG acagaCAAACGGAGTGGCAagaggcagacagagagagaaaagaagaagaagatcctGAACGAAAGGCGCAAATCTCTGGACATCGAGAACATGAGTCAGGAAAGACTCAA AGAGAAAGCTAAGGAGCTGTGGGAGTGGATCCAGCAGCTGGAGGCAGAGAAGTTTGATCTGCAGTACCAGTTCAGCAGACAGAAATATGAG ATTAATGTGCTGAGGAACCGTGTGAGCGACCATCAGAAAAC GTCAAAGAGGACCAAGAGAGGACTGAGGAAATAG
- the tnnt2a gene encoding troponin T type 2a (cardiac) isoform X4, translating to MRSREVEEEEAAEEAPQEEDKPAAEEEANEEQDGEGEAEEGEEEEAKPKFKPFIMPNLIPPKIPDGERVDFDDIHRKRMEKDLMELQTLIEVHFESRKKEEEELVQLKERIEKRRSERAEQHRIRSERDKERQKRLEDERIRKEEEEAKKRAEDDAKKKKTLTSLHFGGYMQKLTDKRSGKRQTEREKKKKILNERRKSLDIENMSQERLKEKAKELWEWIQQLEAEKFDLQYQFSRQKYEINVLRNRVSDHQKTSKRTKRGLRK from the exons ATGAGGAGTAG GGAGGTGGAAG AAGAGGAGGCCGCTGAAG AGGCTCCACAGGAGGAAGACAAACCTGCTGCAGAAGAGGAGGCCAACGAAGAACAAG ATGGAGAAGGCGaagcagaggagggagaag aggaggaagcaaagcCCAAATTCAA GCCATTCATCATGCCAAACCTTATTCCCCCTAAGATCCCAGACGGCGAGAGGGTGGATTTTGAT GATATACATCGCAAGAGAATGGAGAAGGACCTGATGGAGCTTCAAACTCTAATCGAGGTTCACTTCGAAAGcagaaagaaggaagaagaagagctcGTTCAGCTCAAAGAAAGGATT GAGAAGCGTCGCTCTGAGCGAGCAGAGCAGCACAGAATTCGCAGCGAGCGAGATAAAGAGCGACAGAAGCGTCTTGAG GATGAGAGGATTcgcaaggaggaggaggaggccaagAAGAGGGCAGAGGAtgatgcaaagaaaaagaaaaccctcACCAGCCTCCACTTTGGAGGTTACATGCAAAAGCTG acagaCAAACGGAGTGGCAagaggcagacagagagagaaaagaagaagaagatcctGAACGAAAGGCGCAAATCTCTGGACATCGAGAACATGAGTCAGGAAAGACTCAA AGAGAAAGCTAAGGAGCTGTGGGAGTGGATCCAGCAGCTGGAGGCAGAGAAGTTTGATCTGCAGTACCAGTTCAGCAGACAGAAATATGAG ATTAATGTGCTGAGGAACCGTGTGAGCGACCATCAGAAAAC GTCAAAGAGGACCAAGAGAGGACTGAGGAAATAG
- the tnnt2a gene encoding troponin T type 2a (cardiac) isoform X1: MYLLTYFACSAILIYLTSLHYFNYLTYSVYLLHLLLIALLTTFLLCSSEEQGVDEEEEQEEEEEEEEAPQEEDKPAAEEEANEEQDGEGEAEEGEEEEAKPKFKPFIMPNLIPPKIPDGERVDFDDIHRKRMEKDLMELQTLIEVHFESRKKEEEELVQLKERIEKRRSERAEQHRIRSERDKERQKRLEDERIRKEEEEAKKRAEDDAKKKKTLTSLHFGGYMQKLTDKRSGKRQTEREKKKKILNERRKSLDIENMSQERLKEKAKELWEWIQQLEAEKFDLQYQFSRQKYEINVLRNRVSDHQKTSKRTKRGLRK, translated from the exons ATGTATTTGCTAACTTACTTTGCTTGCTCAgctattcttatttatttaacctCCTTACATTACTTTAATTACTTGACTTACTCTGTTTACTTACTTCACCTACTTCTCATCGCTTTGCTAACTACTTTTCTGCTTTGCTCATCAGAGGAGCAAGGGgtagatgaggaggaggagcaggaggaggaggaggaagaggaag AGGCTCCACAGGAGGAAGACAAACCTGCTGCAGAAGAGGAGGCCAACGAAGAACAAG ATGGAGAAGGCGaagcagaggagggagaag aggaggaagcaaagcCCAAATTCAA GCCATTCATCATGCCAAACCTTATTCCCCCTAAGATCCCAGACGGCGAGAGGGTGGATTTTGAT GATATACATCGCAAGAGAATGGAGAAGGACCTGATGGAGCTTCAAACTCTAATCGAGGTTCACTTCGAAAGcagaaagaaggaagaagaagagctcGTTCAGCTCAAAGAAAGGATT GAGAAGCGTCGCTCTGAGCGAGCAGAGCAGCACAGAATTCGCAGCGAGCGAGATAAAGAGCGACAGAAGCGTCTTGAG GATGAGAGGATTcgcaaggaggaggaggaggccaagAAGAGGGCAGAGGAtgatgcaaagaaaaagaaaaccctcACCAGCCTCCACTTTGGAGGTTACATGCAAAAGCTG acagaCAAACGGAGTGGCAagaggcagacagagagagaaaagaagaagaagatcctGAACGAAAGGCGCAAATCTCTGGACATCGAGAACATGAGTCAGGAAAGACTCAA AGAGAAAGCTAAGGAGCTGTGGGAGTGGATCCAGCAGCTGGAGGCAGAGAAGTTTGATCTGCAGTACCAGTTCAGCAGACAGAAATATGAG ATTAATGTGCTGAGGAACCGTGTGAGCGACCATCAGAAAAC GTCAAAGAGGACCAAGAGAGGACTGAGGAAATAG
- the tnnt2a gene encoding troponin T type 2a (cardiac) isoform X3 produces MSDNEEVVEEYEEEVEEEEAAEEAPQEEDKPAAEEEANEEQDGEGEAEEGEEEEAKPKFKPFIMPNLIPPKIPDGERVDFDDIHRKRMEKDLMELQTLIEVHFESRKKEEEELVQLKERIEKRRSERAEQHRIRSERDKERQKRLEDERIRKEEEEAKKRAEDDAKKKKTLTSLHFGGYMQKLTDKRSGKRQTEREKKKKILNERRKSLDIENMSQERLKEKAKELWEWIQQLEAEKFDLQYQFSRQKYEINVLRNRVSDHQKTSKRTKRGLRK; encoded by the exons ATGTCAGACAACGAGGAAGTGGTGGAGGAGTATGAGGA GGAGGTGGAAG AAGAGGAGGCCGCTGAAG AGGCTCCACAGGAGGAAGACAAACCTGCTGCAGAAGAGGAGGCCAACGAAGAACAAG ATGGAGAAGGCGaagcagaggagggagaag aggaggaagcaaagcCCAAATTCAA GCCATTCATCATGCCAAACCTTATTCCCCCTAAGATCCCAGACGGCGAGAGGGTGGATTTTGAT GATATACATCGCAAGAGAATGGAGAAGGACCTGATGGAGCTTCAAACTCTAATCGAGGTTCACTTCGAAAGcagaaagaaggaagaagaagagctcGTTCAGCTCAAAGAAAGGATT GAGAAGCGTCGCTCTGAGCGAGCAGAGCAGCACAGAATTCGCAGCGAGCGAGATAAAGAGCGACAGAAGCGTCTTGAG GATGAGAGGATTcgcaaggaggaggaggaggccaagAAGAGGGCAGAGGAtgatgcaaagaaaaagaaaaccctcACCAGCCTCCACTTTGGAGGTTACATGCAAAAGCTG acagaCAAACGGAGTGGCAagaggcagacagagagagaaaagaagaagaagatcctGAACGAAAGGCGCAAATCTCTGGACATCGAGAACATGAGTCAGGAAAGACTCAA AGAGAAAGCTAAGGAGCTGTGGGAGTGGATCCAGCAGCTGGAGGCAGAGAAGTTTGATCTGCAGTACCAGTTCAGCAGACAGAAATATGAG ATTAATGTGCTGAGGAACCGTGTGAGCGACCATCAGAAAAC GTCAAAGAGGACCAAGAGAGGACTGAGGAAATAG